The proteins below are encoded in one region of Leptotrichia sp. oral taxon 218:
- a CDS encoding YARHG domain-containing protein, which produces MKKIRILLLFALVMIFGANLLANDWEFGSEGGHIVPMNVSNVSIKSERLRFKLEKFKSEYGTIDNEMVVTVRFVFDSPEAGERYIGFITPEGGNEAWDERDHFKDFKTSVNGQSVSTKAYRLTDFAPKDVKQLEEVKKYFKEYDEEKILKEYEYYKKSYVYYFKANFKKGENVVEHSYHYDGSSGVGTVDFNYVWSTISKWKNQKVDDFEVIVEPGDALIAMPVVKTKDGKEIKWQLAGEGNVDYAYKENYETNEPYKVLYAKLKKGYLYFKTNNFKPKEEFELTEIKGLRVNYVFPDKTEKGFKFKDDLTDDAYAIKYLDKDEIKGISDEELKIMRNYPYAMAGYDFSDKKLKDYFSKFLWYVPTGKDVKLGEADYEYVKDVDKVINDRKNGSR; this is translated from the coding sequence ATGAAAAAAATCAGAATACTGCTATTATTTGCTCTAGTTATGATTTTTGGTGCGAACTTATTGGCGAATGACTGGGAATTTGGGTCGGAAGGTGGGCATATTGTGCCAATGAATGTGTCGAATGTTTCGATAAAGAGTGAGAGGCTTCGTTTTAAATTGGAAAAATTTAAGTCGGAGTATGGGACGATAGACAATGAAATGGTGGTAACTGTTAGATTTGTATTCGATAGTCCTGAAGCTGGGGAGAGATATATTGGATTTATTACGCCTGAAGGTGGGAATGAAGCATGGGACGAAAGAGATCATTTCAAGGATTTTAAGACTTCTGTCAATGGACAAAGTGTGAGTACAAAAGCGTATAGATTGACTGATTTTGCACCGAAAGATGTAAAACAACTGGAAGAAGTTAAAAAATATTTTAAGGAATATGATGAAGAAAAGATACTAAAAGAATATGAATATTACAAAAAGAGTTATGTTTACTATTTTAAGGCTAATTTTAAAAAGGGAGAAAATGTAGTTGAGCACAGTTATCATTATGATGGAAGTAGCGGTGTTGGAACTGTTGATTTCAACTATGTTTGGTCGACTATTTCAAAATGGAAAAATCAGAAGGTGGATGATTTTGAAGTGATTGTTGAGCCAGGAGATGCTCTTATTGCGATGCCTGTGGTAAAAACAAAAGATGGGAAAGAAATAAAATGGCAATTGGCTGGAGAAGGAAATGTTGATTATGCTTACAAAGAAAACTATGAAACAAATGAGCCATACAAAGTTCTTTATGCAAAATTAAAAAAAGGTTATTTATATTTTAAAACAAATAATTTCAAGCCTAAAGAAGAATTTGAATTGACAGAAATAAAAGGTTTGAGAGTTAATTATGTATTTCCTGATAAAACGGAAAAAGGTTTTAAATTTAAAGATGATTTGACAGACGATGCCTATGCGATAAAATATTTAGATAAAGATGAAATAAAAGGTATTTCAGATGAAGAATTGAAAATAATGAGAAATTATCCTTATGCGATGGCAGGTTATGATTTTTCAGACAAAAAATTGAAAGACTATTTTTCAAAATTTTTGTGGTATGTGCCAACTGGAAAAGATGTGAAATTGGGAGAAGCTGATTATGAGTATGTTAAAGATGTGGATAAAGTTATAAATGATAGGAAGAATGGAAGTAGATAA
- a CDS encoding RNA-guided endonuclease TnpB family protein has product MKYNLAFKYRIYPNKEQELLINKTFGCVRFVYNTILYIANKIYEETGKNKIITPASLKSENQFLKEVDSLALSNAQLNVRRSFTNFFQKRAKFPKFKSKKNNVKSYTTNCVNNSIRIEENKYLVLPKLKRIKLKYHREIPKNYRIKSVTLTNSNGNYYVSILTEFEKEIQKNSSNDKVIGLDFSMSELFVSSENQRADYPRYFRILEKKLKKLQKSLSRKVKFSKNWYKQKAKISKLHEYIKNCRRDFLHKLSKKLSETYNAMVVEDLNMKGMSQALNFGKSVGDNGWGMFLRMLEYKLMFLGKQFLKIDKWFPSSKTCSKCGNVKEKLELSERSYKCEYCGIEIDRDYNAAVNIKNIGKLMLEY; this is encoded by the coding sequence ATGAAATATAATTTAGCATTCAAATACAGAATTTATCCAAATAAGGAGCAGGAATTATTGATAAATAAGACTTTTGGATGTGTCCGTTTTGTTTACAATACGATTTTATATATTGCTAATAAAATTTATGAAGAAACTGGAAAAAATAAAATAATTACACCTGCCAGTTTGAAAAGTGAAAATCAATTTTTAAAAGAAGTAGATAGTCTGGCACTTTCAAATGCTCAATTGAATGTGAGACGATCGTTTACGAATTTTTTTCAAAAGAGAGCGAAGTTTCCAAAGTTCAAATCTAAAAAGAATAATGTTAAAAGTTATACGACAAATTGTGTGAATAATTCGATACGAATTGAGGAGAATAAATATTTGGTCTTGCCAAAATTGAAAAGAATAAAATTAAAATATCATAGAGAAATACCAAAGAATTATAGAATAAAGTCGGTAACATTGACAAACAGTAATGGAAATTACTATGTTTCTATTTTGACAGAATTTGAAAAAGAAATTCAAAAAAATTCAAGTAATGATAAAGTAATTGGACTTGATTTTTCAATGTCTGAATTATTTGTCAGCTCTGAAAACCAAAGAGCTGATTATCCAAGATATTTTAGGATATTGGAGAAAAAATTGAAAAAATTACAAAAGTCATTGTCAAGAAAAGTGAAATTTTCTAAAAATTGGTATAAGCAAAAAGCGAAAATATCAAAATTGCATGAATATATCAAAAATTGTCGAAGAGATTTTCTACATAAATTATCGAAAAAATTGTCTGAAACATATAATGCTATGGTTGTTGAAGATTTGAATATGAAAGGGATGAGCCAGGCATTAAATTTTGGTAAAAGTGTAGGAGATAATGGATGGGGAATGTTTTTGAGGATGCTTGAGTACAAGTTAATGTTTTTAGGAAAACAATTTTTGAAGATAGATAAGTGGTTTCCATCGTCGAAAACTTGTAGTAAATGTGGAAATGTTAAAGAGAAACTGGAATTATCAGAAAGAAGTTATAAATGTGAGTACTGTGGAATTGAAATTGATAGAGATTACAATGCTGCAGTGAATATAAAAAACATTGGAAAATTGATGTTGGAATATTAG
- a CDS encoding phosphoheptose isomerase → MKQTQKEWARYIQDEIQKNDSYDNYKHAFIEYKDYLEKYLLKNPRDVEKVCQLAIAYFTVYQDGKTSVNVLEEFLKKYSKDLNDDEKAIIYQDLADLYEKDAYDDKMCKYYLTKLIKMGKQSVVVWEVLGEYYLKRKKYKKALECFQEMEKFSDEKEIEDDYNYGITLFYCGYFEKAKEMLLRCYEKEPESAGILYALALCLHYTNDKKLAEPILDKLLEKVSLEKYYYDEQILFEELIDLYYLFEEYDRCVLVFEKEIDELDWEERFYYNMGFSFYFYSLKKLGNFKKAENKLSELIQKHNKYIEKIEVGEIYDKKYWNEEEIDEFIEEEKNEIKKILEIYKKIMNSNYKPQNTKINLEKMYKTCYLVDCPMHQKLD, encoded by the coding sequence ATGAAACAAACACAAAAAGAATGGGCGAGATATATTCAGGATGAAATCCAAAAAAATGATAGTTACGATAATTATAAGCATGCGTTTATTGAATATAAGGATTATTTAGAGAAATATCTTTTGAAAAATCCGCGAGATGTAGAAAAGGTATGTCAATTAGCGATAGCTTATTTTACGGTGTATCAAGATGGAAAAACGAGTGTGAATGTATTAGAGGAGTTTTTGAAAAAATATTCAAAAGATTTAAATGATGATGAGAAGGCTATTATTTATCAGGATTTGGCTGATTTATATGAAAAAGATGCTTATGATGATAAAATGTGTAAGTATTATTTGACAAAATTAATTAAAATGGGGAAACAATCAGTGGTTGTATGGGAAGTATTGGGAGAATATTATTTAAAAAGAAAAAAATACAAAAAGGCACTTGAATGTTTTCAGGAAATGGAAAAATTTTCAGATGAGAAGGAAATAGAAGATGATTATAATTATGGGATAACGTTGTTTTATTGTGGTTATTTTGAAAAAGCGAAAGAAATGTTATTGAGATGTTATGAAAAGGAACCTGAAAGTGCAGGAATTTTATATGCATTGGCACTGTGCTTACATTATACCAATGATAAAAAATTGGCTGAGCCAATTCTGGATAAATTGTTAGAGAAAGTGTCGTTAGAGAAATATTATTATGATGAGCAAATTTTATTTGAAGAACTTATAGACTTATATTATTTATTTGAAGAATACGATAGGTGTGTCTTGGTTTTTGAAAAAGAGATAGATGAACTTGACTGGGAAGAACGTTTTTATTATAATATGGGTTTTTCATTTTATTTTTACAGTTTAAAAAAATTAGGAAATTTTAAGAAAGCAGAAAACAAATTGTCAGAATTGATTCAAAAACATAATAAGTATATTGAAAAAATTGAAGTTGGAGAAATTTATGACAAAAAATACTGGAATGAAGAAGAGATTGATGAATTTATTGAAGAAGAAAAGAATGAAATAAAAAAGATTTTGGAGATATATAAAAAGATAATGAATAGTAATTATAAGCCTCAAAATACAAAAATAAATTTAGAAAAAATGTATAAAACTTGCTATTTAGTTGATTGTCCAATGCATCAGAAATTAGATTAG